The proteins below are encoded in one region of Alistipes indistinctus YIT 12060:
- a CDS encoding PRTRC system ThiF family protein, which produces MTRAHFSDSYLLNPQHPVTINVIGAGGTGSQVVTSLARMDQALRTLGHCGLSVRVYDPDLVSESNIGRQLFGEADLGLNKAQCIITRINRFFGSDWQAETTHYPQEEDNTSANLFITCTDSVSSRVNLARLLKSTGRGNSYTDYATPLYWCDFGNAQKTGQIILGTIRENIEQPKSKKFQTIQRLPCVTDYVKSYGTIKDEDSGPSCSLAEALNKQDLFVNSTLAHLGCSLLWKLFREGLILYHGLYLNLDTLRVNPISV; this is translated from the coding sequence ATGACACGCGCACACTTTTCAGATTCGTATTTGCTGAACCCGCAGCACCCCGTCACGATCAATGTGATCGGCGCGGGAGGCACGGGATCGCAGGTCGTTACGTCACTCGCACGAATGGATCAGGCCCTGCGAACGCTCGGCCATTGCGGTCTGTCCGTCAGGGTGTACGACCCAGATCTCGTCAGCGAATCCAATATCGGACGACAGCTTTTCGGAGAAGCCGATCTCGGACTCAACAAAGCTCAGTGTATTATTACGCGGATCAACCGATTTTTCGGCAGTGATTGGCAAGCCGAAACAACCCATTATCCACAAGAGGAAGATAACACAAGCGCAAATCTTTTTATCACTTGTACGGACAGTGTATCATCGAGGGTCAATCTTGCCCGGCTTCTCAAATCGACAGGCCGAGGCAACAGTTATACGGACTATGCCACCCCCCTGTACTGGTGTGATTTCGGGAATGCCCAGAAAACGGGGCAAATCATACTCGGAACGATCCGGGAAAATATCGAACAACCAAAGTCGAAAAAGTTTCAGACCATACAACGGCTGCCGTGCGTAACCGATTACGTGAAAAGCTACGGCACGATCAAGGATGAAGATTCCGGGCCGAGCTGCTCGTTGGCTGAGGCTCTTAACAAGCAGGACTTATTCGTCAATTCGACGCTCGCTCATCTCGGTTGCAGCCTTTTGTGGAAATTGTTCCGCGAGGGCCTGATCCTCTATCACGGACTCTATCTGAACCTCGATACATTGCGGGTCAATCCGATTTCGGTATAG
- a CDS encoding prokaryotic E2 ligase family D protein, with product MNCLTEKINMLLRPEAALIVYHCEEPEKMFYLETRPITPDGKMGAAQPVSCEFMNRLTSAYCESHSGTPFGPIPETMLYCDVRKGREKYIWYNPPAKRMMYFRKDLCMENAEYHMPGVIYIATNETLRIFAYKGKRPAKNAELFLAPFFNTSSNDVCLGTARLNKPLNPTYDELTDYWEKRFWQSEFSHLSSEGNPTEHNLVLVTKAAKEQPFDPNELKPYRKTLNQLLK from the coding sequence ATGAATTGCCTTACGGAAAAAATCAATATGCTGCTCCGGCCCGAGGCGGCACTGATCGTTTACCATTGCGAAGAACCGGAAAAAATGTTCTATCTCGAAACGCGTCCGATCACGCCCGACGGAAAAATGGGAGCGGCACAGCCCGTATCCTGCGAATTCATGAACCGCCTCACGTCCGCATACTGCGAATCGCATTCGGGTACGCCGTTCGGCCCCATACCCGAAACCATGCTCTACTGCGACGTCAGAAAAGGACGGGAAAAGTATATATGGTATAACCCACCGGCGAAACGCATGATGTATTTCCGAAAAGACTTATGCATGGAAAATGCCGAATACCATATGCCGGGTGTGATATACATTGCCACAAACGAAACGCTGCGAATTTTTGCCTACAAAGGCAAGCGTCCTGCCAAAAATGCAGAATTGTTTCTTGCGCCGTTTTTCAATACCTCGTCGAACGATGTCTGCCTCGGTACGGCGCGACTGAATAAGCCCCTTAACCCGACTTACGACGAACTGACAGATTACTGGGAAAAACGCTTCTGGCAATCGGAATTCTCACACCTGAGTTCCGAAGGCAATCCCACCGAGCATAATTTGGTGCTGGTCACGAAAGCGGCCAAAGAACAGCCGTTCGATCCGAACGAACTTAAACCTTACCGTAAAACCCTTAACCAACTACTCAAATGA
- a CDS encoding PRTRC system protein C, with the protein MALAINGLDRAFTFQKGNELIALSDPNPSMTVDQVMNFYSNTYPELTTATAQGPEIKNDQSIYTFKTTLGTKG; encoded by the coding sequence ATGGCACTCGCAATCAACGGACTCGACAGGGCCTTTACCTTCCAGAAAGGAAACGAACTGATCGCGCTTTCCGATCCCAATCCGTCCATGACGGTAGATCAAGTGATGAATTTCTACTCGAATACATATCCCGAGTTAACTACGGCCACGGCACAAGGACCCGAAATCAAAAACGACCAAAGCATTTATACTTTTAAAACGACACTCGGAACAAAGGGATAA
- a CDS encoding PRTRC system protein E, with translation MFFQQINQMMGQDTDLILTIRKTDENVLTVAVITKMNGLQDQAQHYITPFTATGIPEELDQGFTSALAQPVPKAQGLLTNMKQFEHQLEVAEANSKAAKAEKDKKEKEEKERKEKSDKFKKKAEEQIAAGKLGDAMVNLRQARLYANDLNKKKITLLLEDVQAKMCQGSLFGKTATGSSVTQQAVRPPASIDDTDNNEDDDDDENEEEDPYNEIIDFPEECRAKDICQNMTNQTLF, from the coding sequence ATGTTTTTCCAACAAATCAATCAAATGATGGGACAGGATACGGACCTGATCCTCACCATTCGCAAAACGGATGAAAACGTCCTGACGGTAGCTGTCATTACTAAAATGAACGGACTTCAGGATCAAGCGCAACACTACATTACTCCTTTTACGGCAACCGGCATTCCGGAAGAACTGGATCAGGGTTTCACATCAGCATTGGCGCAGCCCGTTCCCAAAGCGCAAGGGCTTCTGACTAACATGAAACAGTTCGAACACCAGTTAGAAGTAGCCGAAGCCAACAGTAAGGCGGCGAAAGCGGAAAAAGATAAAAAGGAAAAAGAGGAAAAAGAGCGGAAAGAAAAAAGCGACAAATTCAAGAAAAAAGCAGAAGAACAAATAGCCGCAGGGAAGCTGGGCGACGCAATGGTCAATCTTCGTCAGGCACGATTATACGCAAACGACCTAAATAAGAAAAAGATCACTTTGCTACTCGAAGATGTGCAAGCAAAAATGTGTCAGGGATCGCTTTTCGGCAAAACCGCAACTGGGTCATCTGTAACACAACAGGCTGTCCGGCCTCCAGCCTCAATCGATGATACTGATAACAATGAAGATGATGATGATGATGAGAATGAAGAAGAAGATCCGTACAACGAAATCATCGATTTTCCAGAAGAATGCAGGGCAAAAGACATTTGCCAGAACATGACGAATCAGACATTATTCTAA
- a CDS encoding DUF6047 family protein — protein MKTETDALLFTQSPEGKNAYRNYLQEIAASMLSGSREGQTLRVFDIPANLINRWDQFTYLKNKGCYLAKGNLESDGILSHEQILKADPASLQSFVRSFAPEAIYMPRRAYDYASLTLAGSHAMESFQCSEKQRFSYDEQFKTINRNISRCGDMNQKATLYRERGKIANDIIGRDFPEYENSQVLKEKIIPEYPKRQSRGRGL, from the coding sequence GTGAAAACGGAAACGGATGCACTGCTTTTCACCCAAAGTCCCGAAGGGAAGAATGCCTACCGGAACTACCTGCAAGAAATTGCGGCCTCCATGCTCTCCGGCAGCAGAGAGGGACAGACTTTACGCGTGTTCGATATTCCGGCCAATCTGATCAATCGCTGGGATCAATTCACCTATCTGAAAAACAAGGGGTGTTACCTTGCAAAAGGGAATCTGGAGAGCGATGGAATCTTGTCTCACGAGCAAATCCTAAAAGCCGATCCTGCCAGCCTTCAGTCGTTTGTCAGGAGTTTTGCACCTGAGGCCATATATATGCCCCGCAGAGCATATGACTATGCATCCCTCACTTTGGCCGGGTCTCATGCGATGGAGTCTTTCCAATGCTCGGAAAAACAGAGATTTTCCTACGACGAACAATTCAAGACGATCAATCGCAATATCAGCCGTTGTGGGGATATGAATCAAAAAGCAACGCTTTACAGGGAGCGCGGAAAAATCGCAAACGATATTATCGGGCGTGATTTCCCAGAATACGAGAACAGTCAAGTCCTGAAAGAGAAAATAATCCCCGAATATCCCAAACGACAATCACGGGGCAGAGGATTGTAG
- a CDS encoding FimB/Mfa2 family fimbrial subunit, whose protein sequence is MRKIVYMIWSGLLLSGCSLSETTDIEVDARPSLTVSYHYLNKDGIDATQDEIHSLDLYIFDPMGHFIKKVEADRRAAEDTSGLRLLDGVPAGEYTVVCFGNVKRITIPKLVPGESTTADLFAVEKQGDTCPDADRLFHSLTRFEVRRGEPHVRTVDLDKHYFLVDLTVNGAEKLVVTPDKMAVLFTGIPSGTDYKGDPVFAQTAFSPRLQQTQQGFSATFAVYSFDMPDPVRMIVQAGSETVGQVNLGEYIARHDLGIDLRNDRDVVLPIDIDVTTTGITITVNDWDDGAIQLPIIGK, encoded by the coding sequence ATGAGAAAAATAGTATATATGATATGGAGTGGACTGCTGCTGAGCGGTTGCTCTCTTTCTGAAACAACTGACATAGAGGTTGATGCAAGACCCTCACTTACAGTTAGCTATCATTATCTGAATAAAGACGGAATCGATGCTACGCAAGATGAAATCCATTCTCTTGATCTATATATTTTCGACCCGATGGGACATTTTATCAAAAAGGTGGAAGCCGATAGGCGGGCAGCCGAAGACACAAGCGGCCTGCGGCTTTTGGACGGCGTACCCGCAGGAGAATATACCGTAGTGTGTTTCGGGAACGTAAAGCGAATCACGATACCGAAACTCGTGCCGGGAGAATCGACCACAGCCGACTTATTTGCAGTAGAAAAACAGGGCGATACATGCCCGGATGCCGACAGGCTTTTTCACAGCCTCACTCGCTTCGAGGTGCGGCGGGGCGAACCGCATGTAAGAACAGTCGATTTGGACAAGCATTATTTTCTGGTCGATTTAACCGTAAACGGAGCCGAAAAACTGGTTGTAACTCCCGATAAAATGGCTGTACTTTTTACCGGAATTCCGTCTGGAACAGACTACAAAGGCGATCCGGTATTCGCACAGACCGCATTCAGCCCGCGATTGCAGCAAACCCAGCAAGGATTTTCAGCGACATTCGCAGTATATAGTTTCGACATGCCCGATCCCGTGCGGATGATCGTCCAAGCCGGGTCGGAAACGGTCGGCCAGGTCAATCTGGGAGAGTACATCGCCCGACACGATTTGGGCATCGACCTGAGAAACGACCGAGACGTCGTGCTTCCTATCGACATCGACGTTACGACGACCGGAATAACCATCACTGTGAATGACTGGGACGATGGGGCGATTCAATTACCGATTATCGGAAAATAA